In the genome of Flavobacterium panacagri, one region contains:
- a CDS encoding sigma-54-dependent transcriptional regulator produces MSKILIVEDEAAIRRVLVKILSEENDSYQVDEAEDGVAGLEKIKNNDYDLVLCDIKMPKMDGVEVLEEVKKIKPEIPMVMISGHGDMETAIQTMRLGAFDYISKPPDLNRLLNTVRNALDKKQLVVENKILKKKVSKNYEMIGESESINHIKVMIDKVAPTEARVLITGPNGTGKELVAHQLHEKSERSSFPLIEVNCAAIPSELIESELFGHVKGAFTSAVKDRAGKFEAADKGTIFLDEIGDMSLSAQAKVLRALQESMITRVGADKDIKVDVRVVAATNKDLKTEIAEGRFREDLYHRLAVILIKVPPLNERRDDIPALIKHFAEKIASEQGNAVKGFSAQAIQLLQEYDWTGNIRELRNVVERLIILGGSEISESDVKMFASK; encoded by the coding sequence ATGAGTAAAATACTAATTGTCGAAGACGAAGCTGCAATCAGAAGAGTTTTGGTAAAAATTTTATCAGAAGAAAATGATTCGTATCAGGTTGATGAAGCCGAAGATGGTGTTGCTGGACTTGAAAAAATAAAAAACAACGATTACGATTTGGTTTTGTGTGATATCAAAATGCCAAAAATGGATGGTGTTGAGGTTTTAGAAGAAGTAAAAAAAATAAAACCAGAAATTCCGATGGTTATGATTTCAGGCCACGGAGATATGGAAACGGCTATTCAAACCATGCGTTTAGGAGCTTTTGATTATATCTCGAAACCACCAGATTTAAATCGTTTGCTGAATACAGTGCGTAATGCTTTAGACAAAAAACAATTAGTTGTTGAAAATAAAATTCTAAAGAAAAAAGTCAGTAAGAATTACGAAATGATCGGAGAAAGTGAATCTATCAATCACATTAAAGTAATGATTGATAAAGTAGCTCCAACCGAAGCCCGAGTTTTAATTACAGGCCCAAACGGAACAGGAAAAGAATTAGTAGCACATCAATTACACGAAAAAAGTGAGCGTTCTAGTTTTCCTTTAATCGAAGTAAACTGTGCGGCGATTCCAAGTGAATTGATCGAAAGTGAATTGTTCGGACATGTAAAAGGTGCTTTTACATCGGCAGTGAAAGATCGTGCAGGAAAATTTGAAGCAGCAGACAAAGGAACTATTTTCTTGGATGAGATTGGAGACATGAGTCTTTCGGCACAAGCCAAAGTTTTAAGAGCACTTCAAGAAAGTATGATTACAAGAGTTGGTGCAGATAAAGATATTAAAGTGGACGTTCGCGTTGTTGCGGCAACTAATAAAGATTTGAAAACAGAAATTGCCGAAGGTCGTTTCCGTGAAGATTTATACCATCGTCTGGCTGTAATTTTAATTAAAGTACCGCCATTGAATGAAAGACGTGATGATATTCCAGCCTTAATTAAGCATTTTGCAGAGAAGATTGCTTCAGAGCAAGGAAACGCTGTAAAAGGATTTTCGGCGCAAGCCATACAATTATTACAGGAATACGATTGGACAGGAAATATTCGTGAACTGCGAAATGTAGTAGAAAGATTAATCATTTTAGGAGGAAGCGAAATCTCTGAAAGTGATGTGAAAATGTTCGCAAGCAAATGA
- a CDS encoding nucleotide exchange factor GrpE — MKFKNIFKNKSNMTTENTEFDQELDDVTLEKNANGEQLIVEELSVEEQLAQDLAKEKDKFLRLFAEFENYKKRTSKERLELFKTANQEVLLAMLPVLDDFDRAAVEINKSDDENLKKGVELIHEKLKSTLVSKGLEQVEIQAGDAFNADVAEAITQIPAPSDKLKGKIVDVIEKGYKLGDKIIRFPKVVVGN, encoded by the coding sequence ATGAAGTTTAAAAATATTTTTAAAAATAAAAGTAATATGACTACGGAAAATACAGAATTCGATCAGGAATTAGACGATGTAACGTTAGAAAAAAATGCCAACGGAGAGCAGTTAATTGTTGAAGAATTAAGTGTTGAAGAGCAATTAGCTCAAGACTTGGCTAAAGAAAAAGATAAGTTTTTGAGATTATTCGCCGAATTTGAAAATTACAAAAAAAGAACTTCAAAAGAGCGTCTTGAATTATTTAAAACAGCAAACCAAGAAGTTTTATTGGCGATGCTTCCAGTTTTAGATGATTTTGATAGAGCAGCTGTAGAAATCAACAAATCTGATGATGAGAATTTGAAGAAAGGTGTTGAATTAATTCACGAAAAATTAAAAAGCACTTTAGTTTCTAAAGGATTAGAGCAAGTTGAAATACAGGCAGGCGATGCATTTAATGCTGATGTTGCTGAAGCAATTACCCAAATTCCAGCTCCGTCTGACAAATTAAAAGGTAAAATTGTTGATGTAATTGAAAAAGGATACAAATTAGGAGACAAAATCATTCGTTTCCCTAAAGTTGTAGTTGGAAACTAA
- a CDS encoding ABC transporter permease: protein MSIISLIIKREFIAKVRNKSFVVMTFLSPLLFVAIAVFIGYLSSMKAETKRIAIHDETGIFVSDFLKENKKGAEFKYYNLSEIEVKALKDSITKENFSGLIVIPKTANVNDLESKIEFISNNSPSISFIESTQDIIGEKITKLNLEEAKLDTLAIQKAQSKVNIHLVKASGEESLKGLNEIKIGIGGAFGYLIMMFIIIYGNMVMRSVIEEKTNRIIEIIISSVKPFQLMIGKIVGTSLAGILQFMIWAIIGLGLMFAASAFFGVNVGPTARISPEMMQSAQHQLSGSAQMYIAEMWNLPIASILIGFVVYFIGGYFLYSSFYAAIGAAVDNQTDSQQFLLPIIMPLILSVYIGFFTVVNDPHGSIAVIFSMIPLTSPIVMLMRIPFGVPWWQIAISVSLLFATFFLVVWFAAKIYRVGILMYGKKPSWKELYKWLKY, encoded by the coding sequence ATGAGTATTATTTCATTAATTATAAAAAGAGAATTTATTGCCAAAGTCCGCAATAAATCTTTTGTTGTCATGACTTTTTTGAGTCCGCTTTTATTTGTGGCGATTGCGGTATTTATTGGTTATTTGAGTTCAATGAAAGCGGAAACCAAACGAATTGCTATTCATGATGAAACCGGAATTTTTGTCTCAGATTTTTTAAAGGAAAATAAAAAAGGAGCGGAATTTAAATACTATAATTTATCTGAAATTGAAGTAAAAGCTTTAAAAGACAGTATTACAAAAGAAAATTTCAGCGGTTTAATTGTGATTCCAAAAACAGCTAATGTTAATGACTTAGAAAGTAAAATTGAATTTATTTCTAATAACAGTCCAAGTATTTCTTTTATTGAAAGCACGCAGGATATTATTGGCGAAAAAATCACAAAACTAAATCTGGAAGAAGCAAAACTAGACACTTTGGCAATTCAGAAAGCACAGTCAAAAGTAAATATTCATTTGGTTAAAGCTTCTGGAGAAGAGAGCTTAAAAGGTTTGAATGAAATTAAAATTGGTATCGGTGGTGCTTTTGGTTATTTGATTATGATGTTTATTATCATCTACGGAAATATGGTCATGCGAAGTGTAATAGAAGAGAAAACAAATCGCATTATCGAAATCATTATTTCATCAGTAAAACCATTTCAGTTAATGATTGGGAAAATTGTGGGAACATCATTGGCGGGAATTTTACAATTTATGATTTGGGCGATTATCGGTCTGGGATTAATGTTTGCTGCTTCTGCATTTTTTGGTGTTAATGTTGGACCAACGGCAAGAATTTCGCCAGAAATGATGCAGTCAGCGCAGCATCAATTATCAGGATCCGCGCAAATGTATATTGCTGAAATGTGGAATCTGCCAATCGCAAGTATTTTAATTGGATTTGTAGTTTATTTTATTGGAGGTTATTTCTTGTACAGTTCATTTTATGCTGCAATTGGAGCTGCAGTCGACAATCAAACCGATTCACAGCAATTTTTACTGCCAATCATAATGCCATTAATTTTAAGTGTATATATTGGATTCTTTACAGTGGTAAACGATCCGCACGGAAGTATCGCAGTTATCTTTTCTATGATTCCGCTTACTTCGCCAATTGTAATGTTAATGCGTATTCCGTTTGGCGTGCCGTGGTGGCAAATTGCAATTTCGGTATCATTATTGTTTGCAACCTTTTTCCTTGTCGTTTGGTTTGCAGCAAAAATTTACCGTGTAGGTATTTTAATGTATGGTAAAAAACCAAGTTGGAAGGAATTGTATAAATGGCTTAAATATTAA
- the dnaJ gene encoding molecular chaperone DnaJ produces MKKDFYEILGISKNADAAEIKKAYRKSALKYHPDKNPGDKEAEENFKLAAEAYEVLSDPQKKAKYDQYGHQAFDGSGGFGGGHGGMNMDDIFSQFGDIFGGGFGGFGGGGGGPRRAKGSNLRIKVKLTLEEIANGVEKKVKVKRKVQAKGVTYKTCTTCNGQGQVMRVTNTILGRMQSASTCPTCGGSGQILDKKPSEADGQGMVQEDETVSIKIPAGVVDGMQLKVANKGNDAPGNSIPGDLIVAIEEIEHEFLKREGENVHFDLYISFPEAVLGASKDIEAINGKVRIKLEEGIQSGKILRLKGKGIPSLNGYGSGDLLVHVNVWTPKTLNKEQKQFFENALNNEHFAPSPEKSEKSFFEKVKDMFS; encoded by the coding sequence ATGAAAAAAGATTTTTACGAAATACTAGGCATTTCAAAAAATGCTGATGCTGCCGAAATTAAAAAAGCGTACAGAAAAAGTGCACTTAAATACCACCCTGATAAAAACCCAGGCGACAAAGAGGCAGAAGAAAACTTCAAATTAGCGGCAGAAGCTTATGAAGTTTTAAGTGATCCACAGAAAAAAGCGAAATACGATCAATACGGTCATCAAGCATTTGATGGTTCTGGCGGATTTGGCGGTGGTCACGGCGGGATGAACATGGATGACATTTTCAGCCAGTTTGGTGATATTTTTGGTGGCGGATTTGGCGGTTTCGGAGGCGGAGGCGGAGGTCCTCGTCGTGCAAAAGGAAGCAATCTTCGAATTAAAGTAAAATTAACTTTAGAAGAAATTGCAAATGGAGTGGAGAAAAAAGTAAAAGTAAAACGTAAAGTTCAGGCTAAAGGCGTAACCTATAAAACTTGTACAACTTGTAACGGTCAAGGTCAGGTTATGCGTGTAACCAATACCATTTTAGGAAGAATGCAATCTGCGTCAACTTGTCCTACTTGTGGTGGTTCTGGTCAGATCTTAGATAAAAAACCTTCTGAAGCAGATGGACAGGGAATGGTTCAGGAAGATGAAACAGTATCAATCAAAATTCCTGCTGGAGTTGTTGACGGAATGCAGTTAAAAGTTGCTAACAAAGGTAATGATGCGCCTGGAAATAGCATTCCTGGAGATTTAATTGTGGCGATTGAAGAAATTGAGCATGAATTCTTGAAGCGTGAAGGTGAAAACGTTCATTTTGATTTATACATCAGTTTCCCAGAAGCAGTTTTAGGAGCTTCAAAAGATATTGAAGCGATCAACGGAAAAGTTCGTATCAAACTGGAAGAAGGAATTCAGTCTGGAAAAATCTTAAGATTAAAAGGAAAAGGAATTCCAAGTTTAAACGGTTACGGAAGCGGAGATTTATTGGTTCACGTAAATGTTTGGACACCAAAAACATTGAACAAAGAACAAAAACAATTCTTTGAAAATGCTTTAAACAACGAGCATTTTGCTCCAAGTCCAGAGAAATCTGAGAAATCATTCTTTGAAAAAGTAAAAGATATGTTCTCATAA
- a CDS encoding ABC transporter ATP-binding protein, producing MSNLLEVHKVVKQYGDYVALNEVSLNVPKGSIYGLLGPNGAGKTSLIRIINQITLPDSGEVILDGEKLHPKHVQTIGYLPEERGLYSSMKVGEQCLYLAQMKGLSKAEAKKQLDYWFDRLGIQGWWNKKIQELSKGMAQKIQFVVCVLHKPKLLILDEPFSGFDPVNANIIKDEILALKEQGSTIIFSTHRMESVEEMCEHIALIHKSNKLIEGKVADVKRQFRTNSFEVGILTNNVEGLMYDITQKFTVSPANFKSLNDDLKLNIEIGNAAPNELLNVLTQRGQVTHFVEKIPSINDIFIQTVTENKV from the coding sequence ATGAGTAACTTACTTGAAGTACATAAGGTCGTAAAACAATACGGCGATTATGTAGCGCTTAACGAAGTTTCATTAAATGTGCCCAAAGGCAGTATATATGGACTTTTAGGTCCTAATGGAGCTGGAAAAACTTCCCTTATCAGAATCATTAATCAAATTACGTTGCCAGACAGTGGCGAAGTAATTTTGGATGGAGAAAAATTGCATCCAAAACACGTTCAAACTATTGGTTATCTTCCAGAAGAAAGAGGTTTGTATAGTTCGATGAAAGTAGGAGAGCAGTGTTTGTACTTGGCGCAAATGAAAGGACTCTCTAAAGCCGAAGCCAAAAAACAATTGGATTATTGGTTTGATCGTTTAGGAATTCAAGGCTGGTGGAATAAGAAAATTCAAGAACTTTCTAAAGGAATGGCGCAGAAAATCCAGTTTGTCGTTTGTGTTTTACATAAACCAAAACTGCTGATTTTAGATGAACCTTTTTCAGGTTTTGATCCTGTAAATGCTAATATTATTAAAGATGAAATTTTAGCTTTGAAAGAACAAGGTTCGACCATTATTTTTTCGACTCACAGAATGGAAAGTGTTGAGGAAATGTGTGAGCATATAGCTTTAATTCATAAATCAAATAAATTGATTGAAGGTAAAGTGGCAGATGTAAAACGCCAATTTAGAACCAATAGTTTTGAAGTAGGAATTTTGACCAATAATGTTGAAGGCCTAATGTATGATATTACACAAAAATTTACGGTTTCGCCTGCTAATTTTAAATCGTTGAATGATGATTTGAAATTGAATATCGAAATTGGAAATGCCGCACCAAATGAATTACTAAATGTTTTGACACAGCGTGGACAAGTAACACATTTCGTAGAGAAAATTCCAAGTATAAACGATATTTTTATTCAAACAGTTACTGAAAATAAAGTTTAG
- a CDS encoding DEAD/DEAH box helicase, whose translation MKLKKINEKLQDGLIENGLTEANALQMETFSTIKSGADCVIVSPKGSGKTTTIVLNVIQQLAGKTEESPRALIFVEDKAKVLEMVALFEKYGKYTNLEVYGVNEKGDMDYDKNYVSTGIDVLIGTPTKLNDMFSTAGYNVNRLKMLILDDADPILRLRHETKIMRISGSIAKTQRLIFTETLTERIEILADKMLVEPYLFDMDEDGEELDEEEDDIEEE comes from the coding sequence ATGAAACTAAAAAAAATAAACGAAAAATTACAAGACGGATTAATCGAAAATGGTTTGACTGAAGCCAATGCTTTGCAGATGGAAACTTTCTCGACCATAAAAAGTGGAGCCGACTGTGTAATTGTTTCGCCAAAAGGAAGTGGAAAAACAACTACGATTGTTTTAAATGTGATTCAGCAATTGGCGGGTAAAACAGAAGAGTCGCCTCGTGCGTTGATTTTTGTTGAAGACAAAGCGAAGGTTTTGGAAATGGTAGCGCTTTTTGAAAAGTATGGAAAATACACCAACTTGGAAGTTTATGGTGTAAACGAAAAAGGAGACATGGATTACGATAAAAACTATGTTTCTACAGGAATAGATGTTTTGATTGGAACGCCAACCAAATTAAACGATATGTTTAGCACGGCGGGTTATAACGTCAACCGCTTAAAAATGCTTATTTTGGATGATGCAGATCCTATTTTGAGACTGCGCCACGAAACAAAAATTATGCGTATTTCTGGTAGTATTGCCAAAACACAGCGTTTGATCTTTACAGAAACCTTAACTGAACGTATCGAAATTTTGGCAGATAAGATGTTAGTTGAGCCTTATTTATTTGATATGGATGAGGATGGAGAGGAGCTTGATGAAGAAGAAGACGATATTGAAGAAGAATAA